A genomic segment from Nicotiana tabacum cultivar K326 chromosome 9, ASM71507v2, whole genome shotgun sequence encodes:
- the LOC107764976 gene encoding uncharacterized protein LOC107764976, with protein sequence MMGKIAVLFGFICIVIAGVGGQAPPTPTTQAPPTPNTQAPPTPTTQAPPTPNTQAPPTPTSQAPPTPTNTPAPPTPTNTPAPPTPTNTPAPPTPTTTPAPPTPTTTPAPPTPTGSPPPVNTQTPPAQPPPTASPPPTVTSPPPAVTSPPQSTPPPAPATPPPPAVSSPPPPAAPSPAPLASTPAPAPAKKLTSPAPSPSALSPPLPPTGAPALAPSLGALSPAPSATDQSGVEGLKLSTIIVKILVLGWGLLYFVM encoded by the exons ATGATGGGGAAAATTGCCGTTTTGTTCGGATTTATCTGCATTGTCATCGCCGGAGTTGGTGGCCAAGCACCACCAACACCCACTACCCAAGCACCACCAACGCCCAACACCCAAGCACCACCAACGCCCACCACCCAAGCACCACCAACACCCAACACCCAAGCTCCTCCAACACCCACTAGCCAAGCACCACCAACACCCACTAATACCCCAGCACCTCCAACACCTACTAATACCCCAGCACCCCCAACACCCACTAATACCCCAGCACCTCCAACACCTACTACTACACCAGCTCCTCCTACACCTACTACTACCCCAGCTCCTCCTACACCTACTGGTTCTCCTCCTCCGGTTAACACACAAACGCCACCAGCTCAGCCACCGCCAACTGCTTCACCACCTCCTACTGTAACTTCACCTCCTCCAGCTGTAACTTCTCCACCACAATCTACACCTCCACCGGCACCAGCTACTCCTCCTCCGCCTGCAGTGAGTTCTCCACCACCTCCTGCAGCTCCTTCACCAGCACCTCTTGCTTCAACCCCAGCTCCGGCTCCTGCAAAGAAGTTAACATCTCCGGCACCATCTCCTTCGGCATTGAGTCCTCCCTTACCTCCCACTGGTGCTCCAGCTCTAGCTCCCAGTCTTGGAGCTTTATCTCCTGCTCCTTCAGCCACTGATCag AGTGGAGTGGAGGGCCTGAAGTTGTCAACAATAATTGTTAAAATCTTAGTCTTAGGGTGGGGTCTACTCTACTTTGTAATGTAG